A single region of the Undibacterium piscinae genome encodes:
- a CDS encoding DedA family protein → MIATAVDWLLGVLALPEVGLTSVFLISFISATLLPFGSEPTVFAVISANPSLYWKVIAVATLGNSLGGVVDYALGYYAKQTFAAERSSKWFAWLQRFGAKTMLLAWLPGIGDPMCTLAGWLKLPFWPSVMYMTIGKFLRYVSLTWLLLSVPGGFWRTLGEWFF, encoded by the coding sequence ATGATAGCGACTGCGGTTGACTGGTTATTGGGGGTATTGGCGCTGCCGGAAGTCGGTTTGACTTCGGTGTTTTTGATTAGCTTTATCTCTGCCACCTTATTGCCATTTGGCTCTGAGCCTACGGTTTTTGCCGTCATCAGCGCCAATCCGTCTCTGTACTGGAAGGTGATTGCGGTGGCTACCCTGGGCAATTCCCTGGGGGGCGTAGTCGATTATGCGCTAGGGTATTACGCCAAGCAGACCTTTGCGGCTGAGCGCTCGAGTAAATGGTTTGCGTGGTTGCAGCGTTTCGGCGCAAAAACCATGTTGCTGGCCTGGTTGCCGGGCATAGGCGACCCTATGTGTACGCTGGCGGGCTGGCTCAAGTTACCGTTTTGGCCTAGTGTGATGTATATGACGATAGGCAAGTTTTTACGATATGTCAGCCTGACCTGGTTATTGCTGAGTGTTCCCGGCGGGTTCTGGCGCACACTAGGCGAGTGGTTTTTTTGA